The proteins below come from a single Mucilaginibacter mali genomic window:
- the traM gene encoding conjugative transposon protein TraM: protein MKTNTISLQDKRKRQFLLALPPIVFCFTTLLFWALGGGRPEQAKATDHKGLSLKLPSAMIAADQTGDKMSFYDQARADSLKKQQLRKADPYTQADTVNHLTGTYPGSTFSPHQPAFGGYGGNASSPAANEAAISERLAQLQSVVNKPQPINPPVKKQVSAIPDSLLKPAVTTEDPELKQMNGLLEKILDIQHPERVKAAIEKTGSITAVKKFRAIPAVVDGTQKIVQGTVVCLKLTDTVTLGGQLYAKGQRIYGSGNLSNQRYTLNIKSIHVGYNFYPVDLTVFDQTDGLEGISVPEAVTGDALRDGATGGVQNMDIMSFDPSVTAQLTTAGLNTAKGLFSKKIKRVKGKIKDGHTLLLRDNQEVKNAH from the coding sequence ATGAAAACAAACACTATCAGTTTACAGGATAAGCGCAAGCGCCAATTCCTCCTGGCCTTGCCGCCCATCGTCTTTTGTTTTACCACGCTTTTATTTTGGGCGCTCGGCGGCGGCCGGCCCGAACAGGCCAAAGCCACTGACCATAAGGGCCTCAGCCTGAAACTGCCATCTGCTATGATCGCGGCTGACCAGACCGGCGATAAAATGAGTTTTTATGATCAGGCACGGGCGGATTCGCTGAAGAAACAGCAATTGCGCAAAGCCGATCCCTATACTCAGGCTGATACGGTCAACCACCTTACAGGAACTTACCCCGGCAGTACTTTTTCACCTCATCAGCCCGCCTTTGGTGGTTATGGCGGGAACGCCAGCAGCCCGGCAGCTAATGAGGCTGCCATCAGTGAACGGCTTGCGCAATTACAGTCCGTGGTAAATAAGCCGCAACCTATCAACCCGCCGGTAAAAAAACAGGTGTCGGCCATACCTGATTCCCTGTTGAAACCAGCGGTCACTACCGAAGACCCGGAGCTCAAACAAATGAACGGGCTGCTGGAAAAGATCCTGGATATACAACATCCCGAACGTGTCAAGGCGGCTATTGAAAAAACGGGCAGCATCACTGCCGTTAAAAAATTCCGCGCCATCCCGGCAGTGGTGGACGGCACTCAAAAGATCGTGCAGGGCACGGTCGTCTGCCTGAAGCTGACGGACACGGTAACCCTCGGCGGGCAGCTTTACGCCAAAGGACAACGGATCTACGGCAGCGGTAACCTGTCCAACCAACGCTATACGCTGAACATTAAAAGCATTCATGTGGGCTATAATTTCTACCCGGTCGACCTGACGGTTTTTGATCAGACCGATGGGTTGGAGGGCATCAGCGTGCCTGAAGCCGTAACCGGCGATGCGCTCCGTGATGGTGCTACGGGCGGTGTGCAAAATATGGATATCATGAGTTTCGACCCATCAGTGACGGCGCAGTTAACAACTGCCGGGCTAAATACCGCGAAAGGGCTTTTTAGTAAAAAGATCAAGCGGGTGAAAGGAAAGATCAAGGACGGGCATACGCTATTGCTGCGGGACAACCAGGAAGTAAAGAATGCCCACTAA
- a CDS encoding helix-turn-helix domain-containing protein — MSVEIITKEDLQAFKIELLADLRMIIREVPEKPKEWMKSAELKKLLKVSHGTLQNLRISGQLKFSKIGGTYYYRYHDLLKLLENGMPKFL, encoded by the coding sequence ATGAGTGTAGAGATTATAACCAAGGAGGATTTGCAGGCTTTTAAAATTGAATTGCTGGCTGACCTGAGAATGATCATCCGGGAAGTTCCCGAAAAGCCCAAGGAGTGGATGAAAAGTGCGGAACTCAAAAAACTGTTAAAAGTGTCGCACGGAACGCTGCAAAACCTGCGCATCAGCGGCCAGTTAAAATTCTCCAAAATAGGCGGCACTTATTATTACCGTTACCACGACCTGCTCAAGCTGCTGGAAAACGGCATGCCTAAATTCCTATAA